AGGTCTAATTATTCATCAACTTTTAGAGGGACCTCAGCGATTTTGCACGATAGAAACATCCATTTCCATCAGTGGTCGTGTACTCTCTGAGAGGTTAAAAGACCTTGAACAACAGGGGATCGTTATCCGAAATGTGTATCCTGAGACACCTGTTCGGATAGAATACTCAT
Above is a genomic segment from Pseudalkalibacillus hwajinpoensis containing:
- a CDS encoding winged helix-turn-helix transcriptional regulator, whose amino-acid sequence is MNKSSLCPRFEKAMSLLSQRWTGLIIHQLLEGPQRFCTIETSISISGRVLSERLKDLEQQGIVIRNVYPETPVRIEYSLSAKGHALAPVLHEIENWAENWIEIDDIDK